A portion of the Candidatus Desulfofervidus auxilii genome contains these proteins:
- a CDS encoding hemolysin family protein — protein sequence MEIIYFKLILIFILLCFSALFSSSETALFSLTRYQILKLKETKNGKIIASLLEKPAHLLISILIGNESVNVTASALATSVAIALYDEKGKWITLAVMTPILLLWGEIVPKAFALTKAPSFSLKIAPFINFFVKLVTPIRNFIRYVVNIALYPLPAVSKEEPCFLDNEFLQLLESASHEDGFKIIEREFIANLLRFRHKSVSEIMVPRPDMFIISLDTPIKELKKLLNYQCFSRIPVYDRDPDNIIGILHTKTLLGLNKIEGTVKDLKEKFIQPYFVPSTKKGEELFWEMQRKKIAMVMVVNEYGSVVGLITMEDLLEELFGEIYDEYDMAEKWYKEIAPYKYKVMAKMSLKDFNYIFKTNLKAEEDTVGGLILAHLGRLPQKGETIQIENLKFTVIGLKGRRITELIVERLK from the coding sequence ATGGAAATTATTTATTTTAAGTTAATCCTTATTTTCATCCTTTTATGTTTTTCTGCTTTATTTTCTAGTTCAGAAACAGCTCTTTTTTCACTCACTCGTTACCAAATACTAAAGCTTAAAGAGACTAAAAATGGAAAAATAATAGCTTCTCTTTTAGAAAAACCTGCTCATTTACTTATTTCTATTCTTATTGGCAATGAAAGTGTTAATGTTACAGCTTCAGCTTTAGCTACCTCTGTTGCTATTGCTCTTTATGACGAAAAAGGAAAATGGATTACGCTTGCTGTAATGACACCGATTTTATTGCTTTGGGGAGAGATTGTTCCTAAGGCATTTGCTCTTACAAAAGCTCCTAGTTTTTCTTTAAAAATAGCTCCATTTATTAATTTCTTTGTAAAATTAGTTACTCCTATCCGGAATTTTATTAGATATGTGGTGAATATTGCACTTTATCCTTTGCCTGCTGTTTCTAAGGAAGAACCTTGTTTTTTAGATAATGAATTTTTACAACTTTTAGAAAGCGCTTCTCATGAAGATGGGTTTAAGATTATTGAGAGAGAGTTTATAGCCAATCTTTTGCGCTTCAGACATAAATCTGTATCTGAAATTATGGTGCCTCGTCCAGATATGTTTATCATTTCATTAGATACACCAATTAAAGAGTTAAAAAAGCTTCTTAACTATCAATGTTTTTCAAGGATTCCTGTATATGATAGGGATCCAGATAATATTATTGGTATCCTTCATACAAAAACTTTATTGGGATTAAATAAAATTGAAGGAACTGTAAAGGATTTAAAAGAAAAATTTATTCAACCTTATTTTGTTCCGTCAACTAAAAAAGGAGAGGAGCTTTTTTGGGAAATGCAAAGAAAAAAAATAGCTATGGTTATGGTTGTTAATGAATATGGTAGTGTAGTAGGTCTCATTACAATGGAAGACTTATTAGAGGAATTGTTTGGAGAGATATATGACGAATATGATATGGCTGAAAAATGGTATAAAGAGATAGCTCCTTATAAATATAAAGTGATGGCAAAAATGTCTTTAAAGGATTTTAACTATATTTTTAAAACAAATCTTAAAGCAGAAGAAGATACAGTAGGAGGACTCATTTTAGCTCATTTAGGTCGTTTGCCACAAAAAGGAGAAACAATACAAATTGAGAATCTTAAGTTTACAGTAATTGGTCTTAAAGGGAGGAGGATTACAGAGCTTATAGTAGAAAGATTAAAATGA
- the lon gene encoding endopeptidase La has product MQDFLEEKEIVVGELLPVIPMKDLVVFPSMILPIFIGRPISLKAVEESLVKDKLILLITQKEPTIENPTPQDLYEVGTIALIMRQLRLPDGRLKLLIQGLTKARVKEYIQISPFLLAKIKVLEDKKVSEITVEIEALMRNVKEQSEKILSLKGLDYEDIFAIISQIDDPGQLADIIASNLRFKVSEAQKILEILEPVERLRKVNELLGKELQVSKVQAEIQSEAREEMDRVQREYFLREQLKAIKKELGEYDEFDEEIEEFREKIEKAKMPKIVKEEAFKQLERLSMMHPDSADANVIRTYLDWLVELPWRKSTKDKLDIKEAKKILDEDHYNLKKVKERILEYLSVRKLNPHAKGAILCFVGPPGVGKTSLGKSIARALGRKFVRISLGGIRDEAEIRGHRRTYIGAMPGRIIQGLKQVGSNNPVFMLDEIDKIGTDFRGDPASALLEVLDPEQNTNFSDHYLSVPFDLSKVMFITTANLIDPIPSALKDRMEIIEIPGYSEEEKLQIALKYLLPKQLKEHGLNQKDLKISSETIKKIISNYTREAGVRNLEREIGAICRKIARKLAEGQKGPFKVTPSNLHQYLGPPKYLPEIEVEESEVGVATGLAWTPYGGEILRVEVTVLKGKGNLMLTGQMGEVMQESAKAALSYVRSRAKALGLAEDFYEKIDVHIHVPEGAVPKDGPSAGITMAVALISALINKPVNKEIAMTGEITLRGRVLPVGGIKEKALAAARAKVKYIILPERNKKDLIEVPSSVKRQLKFIFVKNMDEVIEPALNIRLKNGNYLF; this is encoded by the coding sequence ATGCAGGATTTTTTAGAAGAAAAAGAGATTGTAGTCGGTGAATTGTTGCCAGTTATTCCTATGAAAGATTTAGTAGTATTTCCTTCTATGATTCTGCCTATTTTTATTGGACGTCCTATATCTTTAAAAGCAGTAGAAGAAAGTTTAGTTAAGGATAAATTAATTCTTCTTATTACTCAAAAAGAACCTACAATAGAAAATCCTACCCCTCAAGATCTTTATGAAGTAGGTACCATTGCTTTAATCATGCGTCAATTAAGATTGCCAGATGGTCGGCTTAAGTTGTTAATACAAGGATTAACCAAAGCTAGGGTAAAAGAATATATACAGATTTCCCCATTTCTTTTAGCAAAGATTAAAGTTCTAGAGGATAAAAAAGTTTCTGAAATCACAGTTGAAATAGAAGCATTGATGCGAAATGTAAAAGAGCAAAGTGAAAAGATTCTTTCTTTAAAAGGACTGGATTATGAAGATATTTTTGCCATTATTAGTCAAATAGATGATCCAGGACAATTAGCTGACATTATTGCTTCAAATTTAAGATTTAAAGTAAGTGAAGCACAAAAAATTTTAGAAATCCTTGAGCCTGTAGAGCGTTTGCGCAAAGTAAATGAATTATTGGGTAAGGAATTGCAAGTTTCTAAAGTACAAGCAGAAATTCAGTCAGAAGCACGAGAAGAAATGGATAGAGTTCAAAGGGAGTATTTTCTTCGTGAACAATTAAAAGCCATTAAAAAGGAATTGGGTGAATATGATGAGTTTGATGAAGAAATAGAAGAATTTCGTGAAAAGATTGAAAAGGCTAAAATGCCTAAAATAGTAAAAGAAGAGGCATTTAAACAGCTTGAACGTTTAAGTATGATGCATCCAGATTCAGCTGATGCTAATGTTATACGGACTTACTTAGACTGGTTAGTAGAGCTTCCGTGGAGAAAGAGTACAAAAGACAAATTGGATATAAAAGAAGCCAAAAAGATTTTAGATGAGGATCATTATAATTTAAAGAAAGTTAAAGAAAGGATTCTTGAGTATTTAAGTGTAAGAAAATTAAATCCTCATGCTAAAGGAGCAATTCTTTGCTTTGTTGGCCCTCCTGGAGTAGGCAAAACTTCTTTAGGTAAGTCTATTGCTAGAGCATTAGGAAGAAAGTTTGTGCGCATTTCTTTAGGTGGAATTCGAGATGAAGCAGAAATTCGTGGTCATCGTCGCACATATATTGGAGCTATGCCAGGACGTATTATTCAAGGCTTAAAACAAGTTGGTTCAAATAATCCTGTGTTTATGTTGGATGAGATTGATAAAATTGGCACAGATTTTAGAGGTGATCCTGCTTCTGCCCTTTTGGAAGTACTTGATCCTGAACAAAATACCAATTTTAGCGATCATTATTTAAGTGTTCCTTTTGATTTGTCAAAAGTAATGTTTATTACTACTGCTAATCTTATAGACCCTATTCCTTCGGCCTTAAAAGATCGGATGGAGATTATTGAAATTCCAGGCTATTCAGAAGAAGAAAAACTTCAGATTGCTTTAAAATATCTTTTACCAAAGCAGCTTAAAGAACACGGTCTTAATCAAAAAGATTTAAAAATTTCCTCAGAAACAATTAAAAAGATTATTAGTAATTATACAAGAGAGGCAGGGGTAAGAAATTTAGAAAGAGAAATTGGGGCTATTTGTAGAAAAATAGCAAGGAAATTAGCAGAAGGTCAAAAAGGGCCTTTCAAGGTTACTCCATCTAATCTTCATCAATATCTTGGGCCGCCTAAGTATCTACCTGAGATTGAAGTAGAAGAAAGTGAAGTAGGAGTAGCTACTGGATTAGCTTGGACACCTTATGGTGGAGAAATTTTAAGAGTAGAAGTAACAGTTTTAAAAGGTAAAGGGAATCTTATGCTTACAGGCCAGATGGGAGAAGTTATGCAAGAGTCTGCTAAAGCTGCTTTGAGTTATGTTCGTTCACGTGCAAAGGCATTGGGATTAGCAGAAGATTTTTATGAAAAGATAGATGTTCACATCCATGTACCTGAAGGGGCAGTACCAAAGGATGGGCCATCAGCTGGTATTACAATGGCAGTAGCATTGATTTCGGCACTGATTAATAAACCTGTTAATAAAGAAATAGCTATGACTGGTGAAATTACCTTGCGTGGTAGGGTCTTGCCTGTAGGGGGTATTAAAGAAAAGGCATTAGCAGCAGCAAGGGCAAAAGTTAAATATATAATTTTGCCTGAAAGAAATAAAAAAGACTTAATTGAAGTACCATCTTCAGTAAAGAGACAACTTAAATTTATTTTTGTTAAAAATATGGATGAGGTGATTGAGCCAGCTTTAAATATAAGATTAAAAAATGGAAATTATTTATTTTAA